A part of Myxococcus landrumus genomic DNA contains:
- a CDS encoding acyltransferase family protein: MKRLGPSFTFQQQSNRHPGLDGARGLAVLAMVLGHTLDALLSPEARLHPWVQHYWAFRGVTAPLFLLVSGWAVVAALGTKPNSARDTLGRRVRRSLLLLFLGYLLHWPGWHAVRNMGWTDAMLSRVFAFDALQCIGFALLIGSVLLALVPARGGRPLVLLALAVAVPVASVTMWKLGVGLPAPVQQFLGSAEGSRFPFFPWAGFFFAGAFAASLLNVLKPGLPQGLALLAVGAALLGITQGLLVPDWGPASAWMVAYRVGQGLLVLGAVTLAPTRLSGLLAPLGRLSLWIYVLHLPVVYGWADIAGLASRVGPTLGIPAALGVATALLLVCAVVAKVGRWVTDQARPWRAGSTTLNASIGGTRMSPRA, from the coding sequence GTGAAACGACTCGGCCCCTCGTTCACCTTCCAGCAGCAATCGAACCGGCACCCCGGGCTCGACGGAGCGCGCGGTCTGGCGGTCCTCGCCATGGTGCTCGGACACACGCTGGACGCGCTGCTGTCGCCCGAAGCGCGTCTGCACCCGTGGGTGCAACACTATTGGGCATTCCGTGGCGTCACCGCCCCCCTGTTCCTCCTGGTGAGTGGATGGGCGGTGGTGGCCGCGCTGGGAACCAAGCCCAACAGCGCGCGAGACACCCTGGGACGCAGGGTCCGCCGCTCGTTGCTGTTGCTCTTCCTCGGCTACCTGCTGCACTGGCCTGGATGGCATGCGGTGCGGAACATGGGCTGGACGGACGCGATGCTCTCGCGCGTCTTCGCCTTCGATGCGCTCCAGTGCATCGGCTTCGCGCTGCTCATCGGCTCCGTGCTGCTCGCGCTCGTGCCCGCACGTGGCGGGCGTCCGCTGGTCCTGCTGGCCCTGGCCGTGGCCGTCCCCGTGGCCAGCGTGACGATGTGGAAGCTGGGCGTGGGACTGCCCGCGCCCGTGCAGCAGTTCCTGGGCAGCGCCGAGGGAAGCCGCTTCCCCTTCTTCCCGTGGGCGGGCTTCTTCTTCGCCGGTGCCTTCGCCGCCTCCCTGCTGAATGTGCTGAAGCCGGGACTGCCTCAGGGCCTGGCGCTGCTCGCGGTGGGCGCGGCCCTGCTGGGCATCACCCAGGGCCTCCTGGTGCCGGACTGGGGCCCCGCGAGCGCGTGGATGGTGGCCTATCGCGTGGGACAGGGGTTGCTCGTCCTGGGCGCGGTGACGCTGGCCCCCACGCGCCTCAGTGGCCTGCTGGCGCCCCTGGGGCGGCTGTCGCTGTGGATCTACGTGCTGCACCTGCCCGTGGTGTACGGCTGGGCGGACATCGCCGGACTCGCCTCGCGGGTGGGCCCGACGCTGGGGATTCCCGCCGCCCTGGGCGTGGCCACGGCCCTGCTCCTGGTCTGCGCGGTGGTGGCGAAGGTGGGCCGCTGGGTGACGGACCAAGCCCGCCCGTGGAGGGCGGGCTCCACCACGTTGAACGCCAGCATCGGCGGCACGCGGATGAGCCCGCGGGCCTGA
- a CDS encoding YfiM family protein: protein MSSALASSGDDWLGPDKPKHFAACFALAGVGYGAGALLFESPEARLWSGAGLSLGVGVGKELYDLGRGTRFSLKDLAWDAAGAATGLGVAWLVDRLVFGPPSAPRVTRVTGLREAPLVGLLPRGQEVLVGTRSRFDESHQLLALKERIHRHERAALSGAASSDEHGDLVARALPQTARGHDADVVRQPSLAQRALEPAGQLDASRPGAAAHQTLAADEHLDVVVPTTFISHPSSGSGGRGTALARHGADAPLRGR, encoded by the coding sequence GTGTCGTCCGCGCTTGCCTCGTCTGGGGATGACTGGCTGGGCCCCGACAAGCCCAAGCATTTCGCGGCGTGTTTCGCGCTCGCGGGCGTGGGCTATGGCGCGGGAGCGCTCCTCTTCGAGTCACCCGAAGCGCGACTGTGGAGCGGCGCGGGCTTGTCGCTCGGGGTCGGTGTGGGAAAGGAACTGTACGACCTGGGGCGAGGGACCCGCTTCTCGCTCAAGGACCTGGCGTGGGACGCGGCGGGAGCGGCGACGGGGCTCGGGGTGGCGTGGCTCGTCGACCGGCTCGTGTTCGGACCGCCGTCAGCTCCTCGTGTGACTCGAGTCACCGGGTTGCGAGAGGCCCCGCTCGTCGGGCTCCTCCCGAGGGGACAGGAGGTCCTCGTCGGGACGCGCTCGCGCTTCGATGAGTCGCATCAGCTTCTCGCGCTGAAGGAGCGGATCCACCGTCATGAGCGCGCTGCCCTGTCGGGCGCCGCCTCCAGTGACGAGCACGGTGACCTGGTCGCGAGGGCATTGCCGCAGACAGCCCGTGGGCATGACGCGGACGTGGTCCGCCAGCCCTCGCTCGCTCAGCGTGCGTTGGAGCCAGCGGGGCAGCTCGATGCCTCCCGTCCGGGCGCCGCCGCGCATCAAACACTTGCGGCAGACGAGCACCTCGACGTCGTCGTCCCCACCACGTTCATCTCGCATCCATCCTCCGGGTCCGGGGGGCGGGGCACCGCGCTGGCGCGCCACGGTGCGGATGCGCCGCTGCGTGGCCGCTGA
- a CDS encoding cytochrome-c peroxidase yields the protein MSRTRFYSLLTLASLGAGGLVACERKQEPVVSPGVVAEAPKPRAPKPLTPDQLAHFFQPVPPRKDAKPAPKDTPSQVELGRMLFFEPRLSKNHDVSCNTCHGLGTYGVDNKALSDGHKGLKGARNSPTVYNAAGHIAQFWDGRADTLEAQATGPILNPVEMAMPDARRVVSTLSSMPEYVARFREAFPGEKKPVSLENAAKALAAFERGLTTTSRFDRFVAGEHSALTETEQRGLQLFANTGCTTCHNGPTVGGLSFQRLGLVEDYPGLKDAGRFDVTKNEDDRGKFRVPTLLNVERTGPYLHDGSVSDLPTMVRLMARHQLARTLTDAEVDDLVAFLKSLTGELPPAERIAAPVLPPSTKKTPKPDPS from the coding sequence ATGTCGCGAACCCGGTTCTACTCATTGCTCACGCTGGCCTCCTTGGGCGCGGGTGGGCTCGTGGCCTGTGAGCGGAAGCAGGAGCCGGTGGTCTCGCCCGGGGTGGTGGCCGAGGCGCCGAAGCCCCGCGCACCCAAGCCGCTGACCCCCGACCAGCTCGCGCACTTCTTCCAGCCCGTGCCGCCCAGGAAGGACGCGAAGCCGGCGCCCAAGGACACACCTTCCCAGGTGGAGCTGGGCCGGATGCTCTTCTTCGAGCCGCGCCTGTCGAAGAACCACGATGTCTCCTGCAACACCTGCCACGGCCTGGGCACCTACGGCGTGGACAACAAGGCGCTGTCGGACGGGCACAAGGGACTGAAGGGCGCGCGCAACTCGCCCACGGTCTACAACGCGGCGGGACACATCGCGCAGTTCTGGGATGGGCGCGCGGACACGCTGGAGGCGCAGGCCACCGGGCCCATCCTCAATCCGGTGGAGATGGCCATGCCGGACGCGCGTCGGGTGGTGTCGACGCTGTCCTCCATGCCGGAGTACGTCGCGCGCTTCCGCGAGGCGTTCCCGGGTGAGAAGAAGCCGGTGTCGCTGGAGAACGCCGCGAAGGCGCTGGCCGCGTTCGAGCGGGGCCTCACCACCACGTCGCGCTTCGACCGGTTCGTCGCGGGGGAGCACTCCGCGCTGACGGAGACGGAGCAGCGGGGGCTCCAGCTCTTCGCGAACACGGGCTGCACCACGTGCCACAACGGGCCCACGGTGGGCGGGCTGTCCTTCCAGCGGCTGGGGTTGGTGGAGGACTACCCGGGGCTGAAGGACGCGGGCCGGTTCGACGTGACGAAGAACGAGGATGACCGGGGCAAGTTCCGGGTGCCCACGCTGCTCAACGTCGAGCGCACGGGACCGTACCTCCATGACGGCAGCGTGAGTGACTTGCCGACGATGGTCCGGTTGATGGCGCGCCATCAGCTCGCGAGGACGCTCACGGACGCGGAGGTGGATGACCTGGTGGCCTTCCTCAAGAGCCTCACCGGGGAGCTTCCGCCCGCGGAGCGCATCGCCGCGCCCGTGCTCCCGCCGAGTACGAAGAAGACTCCGAAGCCGGACCCGTCTTGA
- a CDS encoding AraC family transcriptional regulator, translating to MTTAAWQGVGMVLYWQPQLDAGEHHHSSLQLLMPLGRGGIRGHWRTAGRPVDLRLTCDEVGVVGSDLPHAFAWSGGTQVVSFFLDPRRLASLHGEPSTEDALRRLGPSKLRDPLVRELLRASDEALREDRGPSRIEVETLATVLASRLLRLDGQRHRARSLSGALAPWQVQRVTDFVEAHLEESLGLESLAAVVGLSPSHFSRSFKRETGTTPHQFVLARRLERARELLVTTALPLADIAQRIGVSSQSHFTALFRARFSVTPARFRRAEASPPKRGFTTKRVGTR from the coding sequence ATGACGACGGCGGCGTGGCAGGGCGTGGGCATGGTCCTCTACTGGCAGCCGCAGTTGGATGCGGGCGAGCATCACCACTCCTCGCTCCAACTGCTCATGCCCCTGGGGCGCGGGGGCATCCGGGGGCACTGGCGGACCGCGGGGCGGCCCGTGGATCTCCGCCTGACTTGCGACGAGGTCGGTGTCGTCGGCTCCGACCTGCCGCATGCCTTCGCATGGAGCGGAGGCACCCAGGTGGTGTCCTTCTTCCTCGACCCGCGACGACTGGCGTCGCTCCACGGAGAGCCCTCCACGGAAGACGCCCTGCGGCGGCTGGGCCCCTCGAAGCTGCGCGACCCGCTGGTCCGCGAGCTGCTGCGCGCGAGCGATGAAGCCCTGCGCGAAGACCGCGGGCCTTCGCGAATCGAGGTGGAGACCCTGGCCACGGTGCTGGCCTCGCGGCTGTTGCGGCTCGATGGTCAGCGACATCGAGCCCGGAGCCTCTCGGGCGCGCTCGCACCCTGGCAGGTCCAGCGCGTCACGGACTTCGTGGAGGCACACCTGGAGGAGTCGCTCGGCCTGGAGTCCTTGGCCGCCGTGGTGGGCCTGAGCCCGTCGCACTTCTCGCGGAGCTTCAAGCGGGAGACCGGCACCACGCCGCACCAGTTCGTCCTGGCTCGGAGGCTCGAGCGCGCGCGGGAGTTGCTCGTCACCACTGCCCTGCCACTCGCGGACATCGCGCAGCGCATCGGCGTCTCGAGCCAGAGTCACTTCACGGCGCTGTTCCGCGCGCGCTTCTCCGTGACTCCCGCGCGCTTCCGCCGCGCCGAGGCCTCGCCACCGAAGCGCGGTTTCACGACAAAGAGGGTCGGAACCCGATAG
- a CDS encoding GNAT family N-acetyltransferase produces the protein MSHAFLSSRVTVDAALARRIERAQAEQNRSATPVHGVLEVAGGLALFNGPGSPLTQAIALGLDGPIDAATLDRVEAHLGQGGGPVPIELTPFSDPSLAQELARRGYRVAEFQQVLARALPGAPFPAHTAEVRPIQPGEAELFSRTVGQGFMGREELTDDEATLMISTATMPGTTCFLAWVGGEPAGGGTAAVHDGISTLAGTGVRERFRGQGIQQALITTRLEWALRHGCTLASTSTHPGTPSQRNMERLGFFVAYPKLVMVRDASSV, from the coding sequence ATGTCTCACGCATTCCTGTCTTCCCGTGTCACCGTGGACGCGGCCCTGGCCCGTCGCATCGAGCGGGCCCAGGCCGAGCAGAATCGCAGCGCCACGCCCGTGCACGGAGTCCTCGAGGTCGCCGGAGGGCTGGCGCTCTTCAACGGCCCGGGCTCGCCGCTCACCCAGGCCATCGCGCTGGGACTCGACGGCCCCATCGACGCGGCGACGCTCGACCGCGTGGAGGCCCACCTGGGTCAAGGGGGCGGTCCGGTGCCCATCGAGCTGACGCCGTTCTCGGACCCTTCGCTGGCCCAGGAGCTGGCGCGGCGTGGCTATCGCGTGGCGGAGTTCCAGCAGGTCCTCGCGCGCGCATTGCCCGGTGCCCCGTTCCCCGCGCACACCGCGGAGGTCCGCCCCATCCAGCCCGGCGAGGCGGAGCTGTTCTCGCGCACGGTGGGCCAGGGCTTCATGGGCCGCGAGGAGCTGACCGACGACGAGGCCACGCTGATGATATCCACCGCGACGATGCCCGGGACGACGTGCTTCCTCGCGTGGGTCGGCGGTGAGCCGGCGGGCGGTGGCACGGCGGCCGTACACGACGGCATCTCGACCTTGGCCGGCACGGGCGTGCGCGAGCGCTTCCGAGGCCAGGGCATCCAACAGGCGCTCATCACCACGCGATTGGAGTGGGCACTGCGCCACGGCTGCACGCTGGCCTCGACCAGCACGCACCCGGGCACGCCGTCCCAGCGCAACATGGAGCGATTGGGGTTCTTCGTCGCGTACCCCAAGCTGGTGATGGTGCGTGACGCGTCGAGCGTCTAG
- a CDS encoding protein-arginine deiminase family protein produces MEPSAWGFRHGGHAALGTSRTPNSIPRPLGPDSALQPSASCGFEKHITSALQPSGNTITFVDDYEACHLHTGEIHCTTFEVRRAPERPDEVPRPAPRGPRAQSDTWARSNSDSAGTAFAPWLSSTRSAPVT; encoded by the coding sequence ATGGAACCGTCGGCTTGGGGATTCCGCCACGGAGGCCATGCCGCGCTCGGCACCTCGCGAACTCCCAACAGCATTCCCAGACCTTTGGGCCCGGACTCGGCACTGCAACCCTCTGCCAGTTGCGGCTTCGAGAAACACATCACAAGTGCGCTCCAGCCATCCGGAAACACCATCACCTTTGTCGATGACTACGAGGCGTGCCACCTTCACACGGGAGAAATCCACTGCACGACATTCGAAGTCAGAAGGGCGCCGGAGCGCCCGGATGAAGTACCAAGGCCCGCCCCGCGTGGGCCCCGGGCTCAGAGCGACACTTGGGCCCGGAGCAACTCCGACAGCGCCGGCACCGCCTTCGCGCCCTGGTTGTCATCCACCAGGAGCGCGCCCGTGACGTAG
- a CDS encoding DUF5066 family protein, translated as MELKSPTKRLETLEWLAALEPALRKRLRYPNGGGTFDPASEMARTRFDIALSLFAKEDRVYWSQHDPAAFPFIPNTSLGDAWAPAQRAIEAATKRWRAKAALARPDYSEAKRLLEALFADKQAHYRRDVTQVLAVIALREDEPKQVFARIGVKRGDIPTDYALYAGAAYLALGDVKRALACYNGSVVNQGFLAEARGDFAEAQCLYREGLEAGWHAVRPYAKLRVARLEQRLGKRELERLRAEDTGDKVVITTLDDFYARFADIADALRQEGGVRAPKKPLPEADIDKLRLSMTRHGKSEGVPVPESVKTILRYDCDFSLFKDAQPLLAPLLRAKGVVPSADVEKLVRAAVKQDDTMGLRALAKLPKDVPVWNSAADLPACIELASPGDQKLFLYVGEGTADEHGEYPMARFDDQPELWVSEASLIHYVLEQARSVVHCTLNFAKPLKAAKKRNAKHREGWGEHPEVTATLKRVG; from the coding sequence ATGGAGCTCAAGTCGCCCACGAAGCGGCTGGAGACTCTCGAGTGGCTGGCCGCGCTCGAGCCGGCGCTGCGCAAGCGGCTGCGCTATCCGAACGGCGGTGGCACCTTCGATCCCGCGTCGGAGATGGCTCGCACGCGTTTCGACATCGCGCTCTCGCTCTTCGCGAAAGAGGACCGCGTGTACTGGTCGCAGCACGACCCCGCTGCGTTTCCTTTCATCCCGAACACGTCGCTCGGCGACGCCTGGGCCCCGGCGCAGAGAGCCATCGAAGCCGCGACGAAGCGCTGGCGCGCGAAGGCGGCCCTCGCACGGCCGGATTACTCGGAAGCGAAGCGTCTGCTTGAAGCACTCTTTGCCGACAAGCAGGCCCATTATCGGCGGGACGTGACGCAGGTTCTCGCCGTCATCGCGCTGCGCGAGGATGAGCCGAAGCAGGTGTTCGCGCGCATCGGAGTCAAGCGGGGCGACATTCCGACCGACTATGCGCTGTATGCAGGTGCTGCCTATCTCGCGCTCGGCGACGTGAAGCGGGCACTCGCCTGTTACAACGGGAGCGTCGTGAACCAAGGCTTCCTCGCGGAGGCGCGGGGCGACTTCGCGGAGGCGCAGTGTCTGTATCGCGAAGGACTCGAAGCAGGTTGGCACGCGGTGCGTCCTTACGCGAAGCTGCGCGTCGCACGCCTTGAGCAGCGCCTCGGCAAACGCGAGCTCGAACGCCTGCGTGCCGAAGACACCGGCGACAAGGTCGTCATCACCACGCTGGACGACTTCTACGCGCGCTTCGCCGACATCGCCGACGCGCTCCGCCAAGAAGGTGGCGTGCGCGCGCCGAAGAAGCCGCTGCCCGAAGCCGACATCGACAAGCTGCGACTATCGATGACCCGCCACGGCAAGAGCGAAGGCGTTCCCGTGCCCGAAAGCGTCAAGACGATCCTCCGCTACGACTGCGACTTCTCGCTGTTCAAGGATGCGCAGCCGCTCTTGGCACCGCTGCTCCGCGCGAAGGGGGTCGTGCCATCGGCCGACGTCGAGAAGCTCGTGCGCGCCGCGGTGAAGCAAGACGACACGATGGGCCTGCGTGCGCTGGCGAAGCTGCCGAAGGACGTGCCCGTTTGGAACTCCGCCGCCGACCTGCCCGCGTGCATCGAACTCGCGAGCCCCGGCGATCAGAAGCTGTTCCTCTACGTCGGCGAAGGCACCGCGGACGAGCACGGCGAGTACCCCATGGCGCGCTTCGACGACCAACCCGAGTTGTGGGTCAGCGAAGCATCGCTCATTCACTACGTGCTGGAGCAGGCCAGGTCCGTCGTCCATTGCACGCTCAATTTCGCCAAACCGCTGAAGGCCGCGAAGAAGCGCAATGCGAAGCACCGCGAAGGCTGGGGTGAGCATCCGGAAGTCACCGCCACGCTGAAGCGAGTCGGCTAG
- a CDS encoding dihydrofolate reductase family protein, protein MGLLTFGLNVTLDGCIDHTQGIVDDELHDYWRLLMEQSGAMLFGRNTYELMEGAWPSVARDEKAPRAMREWAQKLDAKAKYVVSGSRSDFPWQNTIKVEGDLREAILALKAKTERGVLVGAPKLAAALEEMGLIDEYRLVVHPIISGRGPTLFHGLSSARQLELLSTQRFKSGVQALHFRRKAG, encoded by the coding sequence ATGGGCCTCCTCACCTTCGGTCTCAACGTGACTTTGGACGGGTGCATCGACCACACCCAGGGAATCGTGGACGACGAGCTGCACGACTATTGGAGGCTGCTCATGGAGCAGAGCGGGGCGATGCTCTTCGGGCGCAACACCTACGAGCTGATGGAGGGAGCCTGGCCCTCCGTGGCCCGCGACGAAAAGGCGCCGCGCGCGATGCGCGAGTGGGCACAGAAGCTCGACGCGAAGGCGAAGTACGTCGTGTCGGGCTCACGGAGCGACTTTCCGTGGCAGAACACGATCAAGGTGGAGGGTGACCTTCGCGAGGCGATTCTGGCGCTGAAAGCGAAGACCGAGCGGGGTGTCCTCGTCGGAGCGCCCAAGCTCGCGGCTGCGCTCGAGGAGATGGGGCTCATCGACGAGTACCGCCTCGTCGTTCATCCCATCATCAGTGGCCGTGGACCGACGTTGTTTCATGGCCTGTCGAGTGCGCGGCAGCTCGAGCTCCTATCGACGCAGCGGTTCAAGTCCGGCGTGCAGGCGCTCCACTTCCGTCGCAAAGCGGGATGA
- a CDS encoding alpha/beta hydrolase family protein, whose amino-acid sequence MNPWSSLSHALTVIALLPALALAAPRPGVARPPGPTKRYTLEQFMETTSVLGPSFSSDEQRVLYSSNETGVFNVFSVPVTGGKPTQLTRSTQDATIAIGYFPTDDRVLFTRDSGGNELTHVYVRTPDGQEKDLTPGDKHRASFFGWSQDDSAFYVLTNERDARAQDLYRYDAKTYVRTLLYTGDGEHVLGAISPDEKWLALVKSRTLSDSDVYLFDVATQQRQHLTAHTGSATWKAATFDPSSSALYLLTNQESEFMRVERHVLATGKRELVEKPTWDVVSTTFSKRGTWRVTLVNEDGRTSLRVHDTKTGKPLPLSGIPSGTLSDVALSRGEKRMAFLIDGDRAPGNLYVHDFATKKLTRVTNTLSPALDPRDLVESETLRFKSFDGLEIPALLYKPHQATAKHRAPAIVFVTGGPGGQSTQGYSSFFQYLVHHGYVVLAVNHRGSTGYGKSFAAADDQQHGKAPLQDCVEAKKYLASLPYVDGSRVGILGASYGGYMVLAALTFHPDIFAVGVDAFGISDWVSTLQELPPHKQAMREALYQEMGNPQTQLAMLREISPLFHAEKIRKPLLVIQGANDPRVPKAGTDAFVDVVRKNAVPLDYFVLQDEGHGFSNKKNEAETSIRILAFLDQYLRQRP is encoded by the coding sequence ATGAATCCCTGGTCCTCTCTGTCACACGCCCTCACAGTCATCGCGCTCCTGCCCGCCCTGGCACTGGCCGCCCCTCGCCCCGGAGTGGCCAGGCCCCCAGGCCCGACGAAGCGCTACACCCTCGAGCAGTTCATGGAGACAACCTCCGTCCTCGGCCCGTCCTTCTCTTCGGACGAGCAACGGGTGCTGTACTCGTCGAACGAGACCGGCGTCTTCAACGTCTTCTCCGTGCCGGTGACGGGCGGCAAGCCCACCCAACTCACCCGCTCGACCCAGGACGCCACCATCGCCATCGGTTACTTCCCCACCGATGACCGGGTCCTCTTCACGCGGGACTCGGGCGGCAACGAGCTCACCCACGTCTACGTGCGCACGCCCGATGGCCAAGAGAAGGACCTCACTCCGGGCGACAAACATCGCGCGTCCTTCTTCGGCTGGAGCCAGGACGACTCCGCCTTCTACGTCCTCACCAACGAGCGTGACGCGCGGGCCCAGGACCTCTATCGCTACGACGCGAAGACCTATGTCCGCACCCTTCTCTACACGGGAGATGGCGAGCACGTCCTCGGCGCCATCTCTCCAGACGAGAAATGGCTGGCGCTGGTGAAGTCACGGACGCTGTCCGACAGCGATGTGTACCTCTTCGACGTCGCCACCCAGCAACGCCAGCACCTCACCGCCCATACAGGCTCGGCCACCTGGAAGGCGGCAACCTTCGACCCGTCGTCCTCCGCGCTCTATCTGCTCACCAACCAGGAGTCTGAGTTCATGCGCGTGGAGCGGCACGTCCTCGCCACCGGAAAGCGTGAGCTGGTGGAGAAGCCCACCTGGGATGTGGTGTCCACGACGTTCTCGAAGCGCGGTACCTGGCGAGTCACCCTCGTCAACGAGGACGGCCGCACCTCGCTCCGGGTCCACGACACGAAGACCGGCAAGCCCCTGCCTCTCTCAGGGATTCCCTCGGGCACCCTCTCCGATGTGGCGCTGTCGCGTGGTGAGAAGCGCATGGCCTTCCTCATCGACGGGGACCGCGCACCCGGCAACCTGTATGTCCACGACTTCGCGACGAAGAAGCTCACCCGGGTGACGAACACGCTGAGCCCCGCCCTGGACCCTCGAGACCTGGTGGAGTCGGAGACCCTTCGCTTCAAGTCGTTCGACGGGTTGGAGATTCCCGCGCTGCTCTACAAACCCCACCAGGCCACCGCGAAGCACCGAGCCCCCGCCATCGTCTTCGTTACGGGAGGCCCCGGAGGACAGTCCACCCAGGGCTACAGCAGCTTCTTCCAGTACCTCGTCCACCACGGCTACGTGGTGCTGGCCGTCAACCACCGAGGCAGCACGGGCTACGGCAAGTCATTCGCCGCGGCGGATGACCAGCAGCACGGCAAGGCCCCGCTCCAGGACTGCGTCGAGGCGAAGAAGTACCTGGCCAGCCTCCCCTACGTCGATGGCTCGCGGGTGGGAATCCTGGGGGCCAGCTACGGCGGCTACATGGTTCTCGCGGCGCTCACCTTCCATCCCGACATCTTCGCCGTGGGCGTGGACGCATTCGGCATCTCCGACTGGGTGAGCACGCTGCAAGAGCTGCCACCCCACAAGCAGGCGATGCGCGAGGCGCTCTACCAGGAGATGGGCAATCCCCAGACGCAGCTGGCGATGCTGCGAGAAATCTCCCCGCTGTTCCACGCGGAGAAGATTCGAAAACCCCTGCTCGTCATCCAGGGCGCCAATGACCCGCGGGTCCCCAAGGCTGGGACGGACGCGTTCGTCGATGTCGTCCGGAAGAACGCAGTGCCCCTCGACTACTTCGTCCTCCAGGACGAAGGACATGGCTTCAGCAACAAGAAGAACGAAGCGGAGACGTCCATTCGGATCCTCGCCTTCCTGGACCAGTACCTGCGACAGCGTCCGTGA
- a CDS encoding phospholipase D-like domain-containing protein yields the protein MRHRKTNRDGLTVTSIAGTHVVILGIDLPPAKAKGLLGFAIRRADPEEDEDYYLRGMRTFEASYPNPPAGLLASTREHPVQDFFWSDFTAKPGRNYTYEVIPVRGRPKNLRYDLGTTIEVETEPERLPANKSGHSIWFNRAVIGSQAYSTKWKLPPDKLEGQERKDAYKWLSRGLEEALNDFIDEAKTPGAGLRAALYEFSHEPFAATFAAAAKVCKDVKFVYDARLKTGRDGKPDSSELSRVKRAKALFKRYGLDATPRKSDPNNISHNKFVVLLRGRQPVAVWTGSMNLTESGVFGHANVGHLVRDRDVAQAYLDYWNRLVEDPAISDLREQNEDETPTLVDHPCPPGITPLFSPRKGTTQLQWYADELDGASALSCFTGAFGVNKKLLAKYQEDRDYLRYLFLERWGTNAKVAAETREKLGIDPDVMVAVGTTMQDDILHRWLLEQTNTLSKNIKYVHTKFALIDAFGPQPTVITGSANFSDASTSGNDENMLIIRGDRRVADIYAGEFMRLWRHHRFRFIVNKIAEKTGEVMGPRYLDETSKWTVPFFKKNHPKFRLRAALTGATV from the coding sequence ATGCGCCATAGGAAGACAAACAGGGACGGCCTGACCGTCACCTCCATCGCAGGCACCCACGTCGTCATACTCGGCATCGACTTACCTCCAGCGAAGGCCAAGGGACTGCTTGGCTTTGCCATCCGCCGGGCAGACCCTGAGGAAGACGAGGACTACTATCTCCGGGGTATGCGCACATTCGAGGCGTCATACCCCAACCCACCGGCCGGCCTGCTGGCATCCACACGCGAACACCCTGTCCAGGACTTCTTCTGGAGCGACTTCACAGCCAAGCCCGGAAGGAACTACACCTACGAGGTGATCCCGGTCCGAGGCCGGCCAAAGAACCTCCGGTACGACCTTGGCACCACGATTGAGGTCGAGACTGAGCCCGAGCGCCTACCGGCAAACAAGTCCGGCCACTCCATCTGGTTCAATCGCGCCGTCATTGGCTCACAGGCATACTCGACCAAGTGGAAGCTTCCACCTGACAAGCTGGAGGGACAGGAACGCAAAGACGCATACAAGTGGCTCTCCCGCGGGCTGGAAGAGGCATTGAACGATTTCATCGACGAGGCGAAGACGCCCGGCGCGGGGTTGCGTGCCGCGCTCTATGAGTTTAGCCACGAACCATTCGCCGCCACCTTCGCCGCCGCTGCCAAGGTATGCAAGGACGTCAAGTTCGTCTACGACGCCCGGCTCAAGACCGGCCGAGACGGCAAACCCGACTCCAGCGAGCTCAGCCGGGTCAAAAGGGCGAAAGCACTATTCAAGCGTTACGGCCTCGACGCAACGCCGCGAAAGTCGGACCCGAACAACATCTCGCACAACAAGTTCGTCGTTTTGCTCCGGGGCCGTCAGCCCGTCGCTGTGTGGACCGGCTCGATGAACCTCACCGAGTCTGGCGTGTTCGGCCACGCGAACGTCGGGCACCTTGTCCGTGACCGTGATGTCGCGCAAGCGTATCTCGACTACTGGAATCGACTGGTCGAAGACCCTGCCATCAGCGACCTCCGCGAACAGAACGAGGACGAGACACCCACGCTGGTCGACCACCCATGCCCGCCAGGCATCACCCCGCTATTCAGTCCACGCAAGGGCACCACGCAACTGCAGTGGTACGCCGACGAGTTGGACGGCGCCAGCGCCCTGAGTTGCTTCACCGGCGCGTTTGGAGTGAACAAGAAACTTCTCGCCAAATATCAAGAGGACCGTGACTACCTTCGCTACCTGTTCCTCGAACGTTGGGGCACGAACGCCAAGGTCGCCGCCGAAACCCGCGAGAAGCTCGGAATCGACCCCGACGTGATGGTCGCAGTGGGCACCACCATGCAAGACGACATTCTCCACCGCTGGCTGCTCGAGCAGACCAACACCCTCAGCAAGAACATCAAGTACGTCCACACCAAGTTCGCCCTGATTGATGCATTCGGCCCGCAGCCAACAGTCATCACGGGCTCGGCCAACTTCAGCGATGCCTCGACCAGCGGCAACGACGAGAACATGCTGATTATCCGTGGCGACCGCCGCGTCGCAGACATCTACGCGGGTGAGTTCATGCGACTGTGGAGACATCACCGATTCCGGTTCATCGTGAACAAGATCGCTGAGAAGACCGGCGAAGTGATGGGCCCGCGATACCTCGACGAGACATCCAAGTGGACCGTGCCGTTCTTCAAGAAGAACCACCCCAAGTTCCGCCTACGCGCTGCGCTCACTGGCGCAACCGTGTGA